The following nucleotide sequence is from Euleptes europaea isolate rEulEur1 chromosome 3, rEulEur1.hap1, whole genome shotgun sequence.
TGTGTGGATGATTTGTTGGTGTGTATCCTaccacaccctgacctggatggcccaggctagcccaatcttatcagatcttagaagataagaagggtcagccctggttagtacttggatgggagaccaccaaagaagtccagggttgctacacagaggcaggcagtggcaaaccacctctgttcatctcttgtcttgacgTGGATGGCCCATGCTGGCTCAACCTCATCAGAcgctggaagccaagcagggtcggccctggtcagtacttggatgggagaccatcaaggaagtccagggttgttgcaCAGAGGCTGGCAAGAAACCTCCTGACGGAAAAATCCATCCATCAGAAACCTCCTCATGGAAAAATCCATCCATCACAAATTCACGTATTGGGCACATGATTCTTCCAAAGAAAAAGTTTGATtgggtttcctccccctcccctgcagatcCAGTTATCAGTTTCTTCCTCCCCGACAAACAAAACATCACAATTGAAAGAACTTTACCTAGCTGGAGAGCATGGTTGAACACACCCTTGTTTTTCAAAGGCTTGGTTATTTAACCACGTGACATCTTACATACTTTCCGGCACGACCGTACAATTCTTAACCATGAAAACCTGGTGTGGCATAGCAGCTCCAAAGTTATGGCCAGAGAAGTTCCTTGTTCGGATCTCACCTCAAACACATGGGCAAGACTCGgcgtctctcagccccaccccaccccccgcccaatggggacagtctagggttgccagctctgggttgggtaatacctggagatttggggggtggagcctagggagggcagggtttggggagggacctcatcaggatgccatacagtctaccctctaaggcagccattttccccaggtgaactgttctctatcggatggagatcagttgtaatagcaggagatctccagctagtacccggaggttggcaaccctattctagggcTTGGCCAATCCCAAAGTCTTGTACTGCCTGCCAATTGCAGAGCTGGAGGTTGTACACAGCCTATTCTGGGCCTGAAGAGGGCACTTAAGGTTGAGCTGTACCAAACCCCAGCCAGGCCAGGTTTAGACCATGAGTTTCCCTCTTCAAGCTCAAGaaccctttaaaaatattttttgcaacTGGAAATCTGCAGTTGCATAAATGTCTGGATTCTTTGCTCCAACAGTCATTTCCTTCGCTATGAAGTGGGGCTGGGCCACTCACAGTTTTGTCCATGATTGCTTCCAACCTTCCCCGGCACAGGAAAAAATTGTTGCGGTAATCGCTGTAATATTATGTCAAACTGAAGCTATGTTATTATTTGTTTAACAGAGCCCGGAGGATTTAAAGAAACCTGAGGTTGATGTTCTTTGATATTTGCAGTGACCAGATGATTGCAGATATGGGCTGCGTCGCATTTTTCACCTGCCTGGAGGGATGACTCTGCAGAAAATGAGAATCACAAACAAAGCATTGTCttttttttctccagatctcATGGGAAGGGAAGCAGATAAAATCGGTTCAGTTTACCTCTGCCCCCCCTCTTGCTTTTGACTGAGTCCAAAGAGATCTTCAGGGCAACACTTTGCACACGTTTCGAATGGGATGAAAGTCTAAACGATCAATTggtgcttgggttgccaacctccaggtgggggcatgGCGTTCTCCCAgagttaaaactgatctccagatgacagagatctgttttcttggaaaaaatggtcggtctggatggtggactctaggtagggtagccaacctccaggtggtggctggagatctcccactgctacaactgatctcctggcgacagagatcagttcacctggagaaaatggccgctttggaaggtggactctatggcgttatgccccattgaagtccctcccctccccaaaccccgccctcctcaggctccaccatcccaaatctccagctatttccaaaactggagctggcaaccctaactctagggCATCACAACCCTGTTGAGGTGTCTCTcgttcccaaactccaccctcctcaggctccaccccaaaaaatctccaggaatttgccacgctaaggttgccaaccaccaggtactagttggagatttcctgctattacaactgatctccagctgatagagatcagttcacctggagaaaatggccactttggccattggactctatggcattgaagtccctcccctccccaaaccccgccctcctcaggctccgccccaaaaaacctcccactggtggcgaagagggacctggcaaccctatgccacgcTGAAGTTGGCCACCTAAATTGGTGTTATTAATTACCCAAGAGCTCGATCCTGTTTATGCTTCCTAAGGAGAAAGTACAACTGAGTTGGACTTAGGGCCAAACTGAATGAGAACCTGAGAGATCCACAAGCAGAAGTCCCGACTTTCTGTCAGTAAATGGTATCTCCCCCCAATAATGGACTGGAGCTGTGATGTGGGAGGTTTAATTTTCCCCTCCCTGCACTATTTGCCCAACTTCAAATGGGAAAATATACAGGCAATGTCCAGCAGATCTAGAATAGAATtgtagcgttggaagggaccaccagggtcatctagtccaaccccctgcacaatggaaaTTCACAATCACTTCCCCCCcaaacacccagtgacccctacttcatgcccagaagatggctgagatgccctccctctcatcatctgcttaaggtcatagaatcagggttgctgacagttggccatctagcctctgcttaataacctccagggaaggagagcttaccacctcccgaggaagcctgttccactgaggaaccgctctgactgttagaaaattcttcctaatgtctagatggaaactcttttgatttaattttaacccgttggttctggtccgaccttctggggcaacagaaaacaactcagcaccctcctctatatgacagcccctcaagtacttgaagatggttatcatatcccttctcagtcttctcctcttcaggctaaacatgcacagatccttcaaccttttctcataggacttggtctccagacccctaaccatctttgttaccctcctctggacctgttaagatccctccaggccagattggctagggatcctggaggttttttgccatcttctgggaatggagtaggggtcactggggtttggTGGgagaggtagatgtgaatttcctgcattgtgcaaggggctggactagatgaccctggagatcccttccaactctatgattctaagttcttCCCAGCAGGGCACCGAACAGCTAGTCTTGTATTCTAGCAAATTTGAGTAAACCCTGTTGAGCTCTGCATGGTTTTCTGcagagaagatatggttaaaaCCAGCCTGTAAAGCTTTAGTCCCTGCTTTTTGAAAACATATGCTGTTCAACCATACACATCACTTGCATTATGAAACATGAATGGCCCTTCTGTCTTCCAAAAAGTTGATCCGCCTAATGGACTTTTGAGTCTCATTGGTTCTAAAGGGAGGCATTCAGCATCTGCTTAACTCCCCCGCTAAAACCAACGGGACTTAAAGTGTGGTTCTTCAGCCAGATTACATGTTCTTAATAGACATTTATCACCATTTTCTCATTGTCGAGACTACTTTAAAAACTCCCCCAAAAAACTGCACAAGAAATGGGCAACCCCAGCCGGAACAAAACACCTAATGCCCTTATTTTGTTGGTTGGtatttctctagcacttaagggagactcaaaccagcttacaatcgccttcccttcccctccccaaaacagacacactatgaggtaggtggggctgagagagctctaagagagctgtggctaacccaaggtcacccagctggcttcatgtgtaaaagtggggaaagaaatctagctcaccagattagcctccgctgctcaagtggaggagcagggaatcaaacccggttctccagatcagtccaccgctccaaaccactgctcttaaccactacaccacgctggctcttagtccACCCCCAAGGGCCAACTCCCTTTGGAGCTACCCTTTTGCTAATACCCTGCCTGCAGCAACCAAAGGGGAGATATACCTCCCCCTGCCCCTTAAATGGCTGCTGACACTCAACAGCCAGTTGTCAtcagtctctagggttgccaacctccaggtagtgggtggaagataggcaccactgtactagcaTCAagcagattaggaaatcagtacaggagcaagaaatgttaacaaagTCCAAAAAAGTTTATCTAAAGGCTACTAATACACTACACAACTACAATATGTACAACACGAAAACACAAAAATCATAACCCACAATACAACAAACCATAGCCCATCAGACAATAGTGAGAAGATGCCCAAATTTGTCAAAAGGAAGTCTCAAAAAAGTCTCTTAGTAGAGTACATTCGCCATGATTGAGCAATATATTTCACATGTAGTTCTTTTGAAGATGCCAAAGTCTTCAAAGTCTTGAGGATACATCACCGTGACTTTGCCAAAGTCTTCAAAGTCGTGAGGATACATCACCATGACTTTGGCATCTTCAAAAGTACATGTGAAATATATTGCTCAATCATGGCGAATGTACTCTATTAAGAGACTTTTTTGAGACTTCCTTTTGACTTTTGACAAATTTGGGCATCTTCTCACTGTTGTCTGATGGACTATGGTTTGTTGTATTGTGGGTTATATGATTTTTGTGTTTTCATGTTGTACGTATTGTGGTTGTGTAGTGTTTTAGTAGCCTTTAGCTAAACTTTTCTGCACTTTGTTAAcatttctcgctcctgtactgatttcctaacctccaggtactagctggggagctcctgctattacaactgatctccaggcgacagagatcagttcccctggagaaaatggccgcttgggcaattggactctatggtattgaagttctccctccccaaaccccgccctcctcaggctccaccccaaaaacctcccgccggtggcgaagagggacctggtaccACTATCAGTCTCTAAAGGGCTCTATACCACTGTCGCatttgctgtctggtaatgataaggcagttactctatccgtagtttactacttaacagccgctttgaagatcGCTTTGAaggttataatcaagttatgcctaaatgcttatttgcatgcaggtgctctttttgcaacGGAACTAGATttgggggggtatgagctttcgagagtcaaagctcccttcgtgaGATACAAGACGGAACTTGCACCTGATGAAGGGGGCTTTaaccctcaaaagcttataccacaaaAATCGTGTTGTCTCTAAGGTGGTTCAAGACTCGAGCCTAGtcgttccattgatttcaataaaaCTTCGGGCGAATCTTCCCTGGACTGCTCTGCTAGCGATGGAGGAATGGCATCATCTGCTGGTCGTTCACAGAACAGCTCTACTCATCTTTTCAGTACAAAACTGTCCTTAGCCCTGATCGAGAACTAAAGATTCAATGGCAATTTTGTGTGTAGAAATGTGCTCGAGCTCTTCCTACatccccaaaaagaaaaaaatcttccttCCACAATTTGAGATCGCCAAAGGGTGTTCTATGATTGACTGTGCCAGCCGTGACAAgccaattggggaggggccgtggctcagtggaagagcatctgcttggcatgcagaaggtcccaggttcagtccctggcatctccagttaaagggactaggcaagtaggtgatgtgaaagacctctgcctgagaccctggagagccgctgccagtctgagtagacaatactgactttgatggaccaagggtctgattcagtataaggcagctagaGGAAAATATTAGTGGGTAAACTCTGAATCCAGGAGGAGCAAGAAAAACATGAGAATAGCAAATGACAACCTGGTTGACCTGATTTTGTTGATGGCCAAAAcagctgatttttttaatgtaagatgCTGGATTCATTGCACTCTAAAACGGACAATTTAATCAGCAAGATTACTGAAATATCCAGAAAAGAGACAGCCTTTACAAActgaggacacacacacacacacacacaattatttatcATCTAACCTGACAACTCCACCTTGTTCTAGAGGCGTGACCCAAGTCATGTGTTGAAAAACACCAGAAAAACAAAGTCATGGGAGAATCTGACCCAAAAGCATGAACAATATCACCAAGTGTTACAAAGGAATCAGGTTAGTCTTACAGCATGTAGCCACAATGGACTGGTCCCTTCCTGGAGCACCAAGTGGTTGGTTTTAAGGCAtttaagggaggaggaggaggaggaggaggaggaagagcaggagcaggagttggtttttatatgccaactttctctaccacttaagggagattcaaaccggcttacaatcaccttctctttctcttcccacaacagacaccctgtgaggtaggtggggctgagagagctctaactagggttgccaggtccctcttcaccaccagtgggaggtttttggggcagagcctgaggagggtggggtttggggaggggagggacttcagtgccagagagtccaattgccaaagaggccattttctccaggtgaactggtctctatcggcagatcagttgtaataccaggagatctccagctattacctggaggatggcaaccctagctctaacacagctgtgactagcccaaggtcacccagcaggcttcatgcataggagaggggaaacaagcccagttcaccagattagcctctgccgctcatgtggaggagtggggaatcgaacccagttctccagttcagactccattgctccaaaccaccgctcttaaccactacaccatgctggctgggaaTCTAGTGGGTTATGTAGAATCACACTGACATTGACTCATTAACAAATCAAGGTGCGTTAAGTGACAAAACAGAAGCGCATCGAACATGTTCTCCTGTTTGACCGACGGATAACTTCATGCAGAGCCCTACGGTTATCACagagataaggcaccagctgTGGGTCTCCCCATAAACCTTTTTTTATTGTTGGGAGCGGCTTTCAAGTGTGATTTGTCCCCCTCGGAAGCTCACGGGGGGGACCCTTTGCGTCCCGACCGAGACCAGACAGGTTTGCGTTTACGGAGGAAGGCCTCGATCCCTTCTCGCCCGTCCTCCAGGGCGAGATTGTCCACCATGACCCCCGATGTCGTCCTGTAGGCCGCCTCGACGTCTTGAGCCATCTGCTTGTAAAAGGTGGCTTTCCCCAGAGCCAAGACGGTCCTGCTGCTCTCGCATATCTTGCGGGCGATTCTCAGTGTCTCGTCTTCCAGCTTCTCCGCCGGGACCACCCGGCTTACCAGCCCATGAAGGAGGGCCTCTTGAGCTGTTATGGGCTCCCCTGTGAAGAGCATCTCCAGAGCCACCTGGATGGGAAGTTTGGGAAGAGCTCTTtcaggcaaaaataaataaatagatgctaCGGAGCACTGTTTCACAACTTGTGGGTCAGAACCCAAAAGTGGGTTgtaaagcctctgaaagtgggttaTGGGCCAGCCCTTTTGGGTCAGAACCCAAAAGTGGGTTgtaaagcctctgaaagtgggttaTGGGCCAGCCCTCACCAATGGCCGCCTCTGCCCTTCTTTTGTGTTTTGGAAAtgaagatctgaccctggaaacagtatcttccacGTTGtagtggagaaggagaaggagaagagcatGTGAAAAATGGGCGAGCATATCTGTGTATAGGGATAGTCCCCCACGGACTgtgctaccggggggggggggttgaaatccGCCACTGACACATCATTATAATGATCTATGTGCTAGATcccctgaatttccagcttttgcttttttaaaactaaGCCTCCAGccccttttgttgtggagatgtaaggggaaagaagaagaagaagagttggtttttatatgtcaacttcctctaccacttaaggaagaatcaaaccggcttataatcaccttcccttcccctctccacaacagacaccctgggaggtaggtgcagctgagctttaagagagctgtgactagcccaaggtcacccagttggcttcatgtgtaggagcggggaatcaaacctggttctccagattagcatcccctgTTCACGTGGCCATTCTTAGAGCGGCGGAGAAGTCAGAGAAACCTCGtaagaacataacagcataagaacataagaaaggccctgctgaatcagaccaaggcccgtcaagtccagcagtctgttcacacagcggcaaccaggtgcctctaggaagcccacaaacaaggcgactgcagaagcattgccctgcctgtgttccaatgcacctgatatattaggcatgctcctctgatcctggaaagaataggtgtgcatcatgactagtatccattttgactagtgtgGCGAGAATATTTTATAttggtttgggttaagaaaaaccaattttattaatctgtagcttttTCTAACCTATAGCTTAGAAaccatatgaagacctgacttttagctaacctcagctccaattaggatcttgaccctaaagggcataggagattgcattgctagaagctagtcacccaaagcacattaagtACTCCAAATCATGTTCAGAGTAACAAGGTCACGTAGGCAGTGCGGAAATTGTTTATGAACACAGGGTAACAGATGAACGGATGGCTGTCAAAGACCTGGACATGAAAaacttattatggaacaagatatttctaaacaattttagtcatgatttgtggagaCTCATTTCCTTAAGAATTTGACAGGAGGGGGCCATTTGAGACTCTCACGGTTCGGGCTATAAAAGGCTGGTCCAGATGTCCAGTCTTTGTCCTTCTAAGAGAGAGACccatttctgtctcttccttggaacgacctcagagatctctgactgtttgtctgtctgtcagtgtgtgtgctgtcatatatatattcagttgagtattgctttctctctttgctttatatttccttgtaagtataataaagctgcatgatttactttatacGTTTGGTGTGTGCTGTTTAAGAGTGGCTTGTGTGCAAGGTTAAATTCTCTGAACTCTGCTcctggtaagtagcaggcagagagataGCTAATCACGAGGGaccgagagaaagggggaggttaAGGAAAAATTCTCCCAACTagcagccacggatagccctctcctccatgagcatgtccactcccctcttaaagccttccaagttggcagccgtcatcacatcctggggcagggagttccacaatttaactatgctctgtgtgaagaaatactttctttatTCTGTTTTTTATCTCCAAGCGAGAGGCGACATCTGTCCTCTCAATAAAGCCTACCTTCCTAGGGAGAGATCTTCCCACGGGCACAGCCGGCGTCGAGCAGAACAGCCCGACGTTTATTCCGGGGGTGGCAAACGTAGATTCTTCGCTCGCCACGGCAATATCGCAGCTCGCTACCAGCTGGCAGCCAGCAGCAGTGGCGAGGCCGTTGACCTTGGCAATTACGGGTACCGGCAGCTTCGGAAGCAAAGATGTGACCTGAAGGAagagggatgatgatgatgaagaagagttggtttttatacgccgactttctctaccacttaagggagaatcaagccggctttcaatcactttcccttcccctccccacaacagacatgctgcgaggtaagtggggctgagagagctctaagaaagctgtgactagcccaagttcacccagctggcttcatgtgtaggagtggggaaaccaaccccggttcaccagattagcctccacgtggaggagtgggggatcaaacccggttctccagatcagagtccacccactccaaaccaccgctcttaaccactacaccacgctggctctctggataaGAAGAGAGAGGTCACTCTTCCCTGGCAAGAAGAATAAACAGCAACACTTGCTGACATGGCTGCTCTTTTGGCATTGATAGGTGATTTTATCCCAGTTGAGCATTCTTGTCTCGATCCCGTCCTGGGGATTCAGTGGGCTAATAGTTGAGAATTCTTTGAACTTTATGGATGGGTGGAGACGCCCTCCCCTCAACTCCATGACTTTGCCAGCATTTACCCCTATGGTGTTTCTTTGACCCTGACAAACCCCACAGAGCAGAAAACCGCACCAACTATCAATTTTTTTAATCCCCCAGTTCAGAATTAGAGAACCATGCAAATCATTCTCagttatgctcacaacaaccctgttaggtagattGGGCAGAGAGATAACGAGCAGCATGCTGAAGTGAGGACTTGACCCAAGCCCTACGATGCAAAGCTGAGAgggctgggaatgtttagtctggagaagaagaggttgaggggggacaggattgctctcttgaagtatttgaggggctgtcacttagaggagggcagggagctgttcctgttggcagcagaggattggactcgcaataatgggtttaaattatgggcagaaaggtagcggctggatattaggagacatttttttacagtaagagttgttcaacagtggaatcagctgcctagggaggtggtgagctccccctcactggcagtctttaagcagaagttgGACAAACTcctgtcagagatgctctaggctgatcctgcattgagcagggggttggactagtgagctagatggcctgcatggccccttcccccTTTAGGATTCTATGAGCCCAGGTAGCCCTCATTCTAGTTCAATTCTCTAAACAGTGCAGGCTCTCAAAATCAAGGTAAATAAAATTTAGGCACAAAGGAAAAAACCCAATGGAGTACAATTTATTCATGAAAATTAAACTGTTTGGCACCGGATCGCACCGGTGTAGCAACTCACTTCGACGCAGGTCTCGAAGACTTCCTGGTGATATTTCTCACCTGTCTCATGAGACAATTCCTTTAAGTCATGCCCTGAGGAGAAAACAGGTCCTTCGCCTTGGAAGCATTTGGTGAAAGAGAACAGGACAGAAATTTGTGTCAGAGACTTTACAGAGACTTCAAAACAGTTTAAAATTGCATCTTATCTGAGGACATAACCTTGTCCTAAACATGGCAGAGAAGAAAAAAGCCACCTGAAATGATAATGACTCGCAGATCCGGGCTGTCGATATCGCGCAGAAGGTCTTCGCGGAGAGACTTCAGCATGGCGAGCGAGAGCGCGTTCCTTCGCCGAGGGTGGCTCAAGACGACGTTCCTACAAAAGGGAACTTTTAGAGAAGGCACTTCTTGAAACTTGAAGTGCTCAAAACATCTACCAGATCTTTTGACTATGGAAGGCATGCTCACCTCCTGTAAACACGTGAACAGGATAAAATGCAATCGTCTCATGTTACCAGATGGGGAAACAACGTAAGAATATCCTGTATGCCCTCTTGTGGGTGTTTGACACCTTTTCTTACATCAAAAGCCCTAGAGGCTTGCATTCCAACTTCAACTATTGCATTAGGGCGAGGGAATGTGGCTTGGTgttagatcatctgcttggcatgcagaaggtccctggttcaatccctggcatctccagttaaagggaccaggcaagcaggtgatgtgaaagaccctgagaccctggagagccgctgcaggtctgagtagacaatactgaccttgatggaccaagggtctgattcagtattgatAGAGAGGACCTGTGGCTCAgcaatagagcatctgctcgacatgcagaaggccccaggtgcaatccccagcatctccagttaaagggactaggcaagtaggtgatgtgaaagacccctgcctgagatcctggagagttgctgccggtctgagtagacaatactgacttagatggaccaagggtcttattcagtataaggcagcttcatgtgtgtgttcatgtgtgatgctAAAGAACTACCATGCCTCTCACACCCATCTGCAACAAAGATATGGTGCTACTCACTTTAGGAGTGATTCTGCAAAGGTGTAAGCATGGCGTGTTCTTTCTCCAGCTGCAGAGAATACTGATATGGGATCGCACCCAGTTGCTGGTATCCACTGGCAAGATAGATTAATGTGCTTAGAAAACCATATCATATTTCAAAACGGCCATGGCGCCATTTTCACAATAGGGCATCTCCCTCTTGAATTTCATGGCCCAGAGAGAAGTCATGACAAAACCCAAGAGGGCATTCTCCACAGGTTGCAAGTAGGGTAGGAAAGGTGTTCAGGTGAACACGCTGATCCATTCACTGACTGCCTGGCTTCCACCTTACTATGGATAAGTATTTCAGCAATATGCTCCAATATCTCACTCAGTCAGgaaatagttaaatggtggaactccttgccccaggatgtggtgatggctgccaagttggaaggctttaagaggggagtggacatgttcatggaggagaggggtatttatagctactagtcaaaatggatactggtcatgat
It contains:
- the ECHDC3 gene encoding enoyl-CoA hydratase domain-containing protein 3, mitochondrial, which gives rise to MAAAWLRVPRELRGRLGALAFSSRAPRQPGGRPETEGKLTRAWQAEGIRNVVLSHPRRRNALSLAMLKSLREDLLRDIDSPDLRVIIISGEGPVFSSGHDLKELSHETGEKYHQEVFETCVEVTSLLPKLPVPVIAKVNGLATAAGCQLVASCDIAVASEESTFATPGINVGLFCSTPAVPVGRSLPRKVALEMLFTGEPITAQEALLHGLVSRVVPAEKLEDETLRIARKICESSRTVLALGKATFYKQMAQDVEAAYRTTSGVMVDNLALEDGREGIEAFLRKRKPVWSRSGRKGSPP